The proteins below are encoded in one region of Corynebacterium sphenisci DSM 44792:
- a CDS encoding MerR family transcriptional regulator, protein MTAAESTAGGPARPGATRTMTIGAVLKELQREFPEITVSKIRFLEAEELVFPARSKSGYRKYSAADVDRLRYILTLQRDNYMPLKVIREQLAAIDAGPSDPGSALATVTPLVNADQFREAGIVRLTVAELAAEAAVDEGFVGELERAGLLVADAFGEYDADAVVIARAAGRLRDRGIDARHLRAVRNAADREADLIGRAAAPTARSRRENARQEAEELAREMTADMVSLHGALVKRQVNGSLR, encoded by the coding sequence GTGACCGCAGCAGAGTCGACCGCCGGCGGCCCCGCGCGCCCCGGCGCCACGCGGACGATGACCATCGGCGCGGTGCTCAAGGAGCTCCAGCGGGAGTTCCCGGAGATCACCGTGTCCAAGATCCGCTTCCTGGAGGCCGAGGAGCTGGTGTTCCCGGCGCGCAGCAAGTCCGGGTACCGGAAGTACTCCGCCGCGGACGTGGATCGGCTGCGCTACATCCTCACCCTGCAGCGGGACAACTACATGCCGCTGAAGGTGATCCGGGAGCAGCTCGCCGCCATCGACGCCGGCCCCTCCGATCCGGGGTCGGCGCTGGCCACGGTGACCCCGCTGGTCAACGCCGACCAGTTCCGGGAGGCCGGGATCGTGCGGCTCACCGTCGCCGAGCTGGCCGCCGAGGCCGCCGTCGACGAGGGCTTCGTCGGCGAGCTGGAGCGGGCCGGGTTGCTCGTCGCCGACGCCTTCGGCGAATACGACGCGGATGCGGTGGTGATCGCCCGGGCCGCGGGCCGGCTGCGCGACCGGGGCATCGACGCCCGGCATCTGCGGGCGGTGCGCAACGCCGCGGACCGGGAGGCCGACCTGATCGGCCGGGCGGCGGCGCCGACCGCGCGCTCCCGGCGGGAGAACGCCCGCCAGGAGGCCGAGGAGCTGGCCCGGGAGATGACCGCGGACATGGTCTCCCTGCACGGGGCGCTGGTCAAGCGCCAGGTCAACGGGAGCCTGCGCTGA
- the odhI gene encoding oxoglutarate dehydrogenase inhibitor Odhl, with product MSDNTGTPEPSVETTSVFRADLLKEMETGPGKEPAVSGVEGLPEGSALLVVKRGPNAGSRFLLDQAVTTAGRHPDSDIFLDDVTVSRRHAEFRLQDGSFEVVDVGSLNGTYVNREPKNSAALGNGDEVQIGKFRLVFLTASAED from the coding sequence ATGAGCGACAACACCGGCACACCCGAGCCTTCCGTGGAGACCACCTCGGTCTTCCGGGCGGATCTCCTCAAGGAGATGGAGACCGGCCCGGGCAAGGAGCCCGCGGTCTCCGGGGTCGAGGGGCTGCCGGAGGGCTCGGCCCTCCTCGTGGTGAAGCGGGGGCCGAATGCCGGCTCGCGTTTCCTCCTGGACCAGGCGGTGACCACCGCCGGCCGGCATCCGGACAGCGATATCTTCCTCGACGATGTCACCGTCTCCCGCCGGCATGCGGAGTTCCGCCTGCAGGACGGCTCCTTCGAGGTCGTCGACGTCGGCTCGCTCAACGGCACCTACGTCAACCGGGAGCCGAAGAACTCCGCCGCCCTGGGCAACGGCGACGAGGTGCAGATCGGCAAGTTCCGCCTGGTCTTCCTCACCGCCTCCGCCGAGGACTAG